Part of the Intestinibacillus sp. Marseille-P6563 genome is shown below.
TCTATACGGCATCCGGCTTTGTCAGCTGCGCCAAGCTGTTTGCCTCGGTTTTTGGCCTGAACTATTATGTAGCACTGGTCATCGGCGCGGTGGTCGTCATTTCGTATACGTTTGCCGGCGGCTTCTTCGCCGTTTGCTGGACCGACTTTTTCCAGGGCCTGCTGATGTTCTTCTGTGTCATTGCAGTCCCGACCATCGCCATTCAGGAAATGGGTGGCTTCTCGACCTTTATTTCCAATGTCGAAGCGTTTAACCCCAACTTCCTGAGCATGTTCGTCGATGGCGCCAACAACCAGCCGTATACCTTTATGGGCATCTTCTCGCTGGTAGCCTGGGGCTTTGGTTACTTTGGCCAGCCGCATATCCTGGTTCGTTTCATGGGCATCGAATCGCCGGCGGCCATCAAAAAGTCGCGCCGCATCGCAACCGTTTGGGTGCTTATTTCTCTGACCGCTGCCGTTCTCATCGGTGTGGCAGGCCGTATGTTCCTCGGCGATATTCTGATGGAAGGCGGCCAGCAGGAAACCATTTATATCACCATGGTATCCCGCATCTTCCCGGTATTCATTGGCGGTATCTTCCTGTCTGCCATCCTGGCAGCGATCATGTCCACGGCGGACAGCCAGCTCCTCGTTACCGCTTCGGCGATCACCGAGGATTTCTATCACAACAAGATCCGTCCCAACGCTTCTCCGATGGAGCTGATGTGGGTCAGCCGCATCTGCGTTATGGCGGTATCCATCATTGCAGTCCTCATTGCAACCGATCAGAACAGCACCGTTCTGGGTCTGGTTTCGTATGCCTGGGCTGGCTTTGGTTCGGCCTTTGGCCCTCTCGTCCTGTGCTCCCTGTTCTGGAAGCGCACCAACAAATATGGCGCATATGCCGGTATTGTGGTCGGCGGTCTGACTTCGATCGTCTGGGCACAGCTGCAAGGCGGCATTTTCGACGTTTATGAAATTGTCCCCGGTTTCTTCATTGGCCTGTTGGCGATCATCGTGGTCAGCCTGCTGACGCCGGCTCCGTCTGCGGAAATCGTCAAGGAATTTGAAGAATACCGCTCCTGCGAGGAGTAATCCCACCATTTGCCGCCACAGTGACAACGCATGCCGCGCTGTCTTTGCACAGCGTCAAGCATATATGGGAAGGCGGGACCGATCGCCTTTCCTCGCCATTCTGGATGTTGCCTTTCCCTGGGCATCTTCCCGAAAGGTTCCAATCCTATTTTCATAATACGGACACGAATGCAGAGGAGAATGCCGTATGAAACAGAGAGCCATTGTTGACCGTTTTGAAGGCGAATTCATCATTCTGGAATGTGATGACGGCAAGTACATCAAAATCAATCGTGCCAATGCACCTGCCATGGTCGGGGAAGGAATGGTCGTCTGGTATGAAGATGACCGCATCCTTTCCATCGACGAGGCAGAAACCGCGCGGCAGGAATATGATTTGCAAAAACGTTTTGAGCGTCTGCTCGGTCGGCGCAACCTCATGTAAACCCTAAGCAAAGGAAGTATGAACGAATGCAGAAAAAACCGTTTGTTACCCTCCCTCAAATCGAGGAAATGGTGAAGAGCTACCCCACCCCCTTTCATCTCTATGACGAAAAGGCGATCCGTGAAAATGCCCGCCGCGTAAAGGCTGCGTTCTCCTGGAACCCTGGTTATAAGGAGTATTTCGCTGTAAAGGCTACGCCCAATCCGCGCATTTTGCAGATCCTCAAGGAAGAAGGCTTTGGCGCGGACTGCTCGAGCTATACCGAGCTTCTGATGAGCGATGCCGTAGGGCTCAATGGACACAACATCATGTTCTCGTCCAACGTGACCCCGGCGGAAGACTTTGCCCTGGCTGCCAAGCTGGGCGCTATCGTAAACTTTGACGACATCACCCACATCGACTTTTATGAAAAGGTTGCACCGTTCCAGGAAACCATGTCGTGCCGCTTCAATCCCGGCGGTGACTTTGTGCTGGACAACGAAATCATGGACACTCCGCAGCAGGCCAAGTATGGCATGACCCGCGCGCAGATGACCGAAGCTTTCCTCAAACTCAAGTCCAAGGGCGTCAAGAATTTCGGCATCCATGCTTTCCTGGCTTCCAACACGGTCGCCAATGAATATTATCCGGCGCTGGCTCGTATCCTGTTCCAGACGGCTGTGGAACTGCAAAAGGAAACCGGCGCACATATCGCCTTTATCAACCTGTCGGGCGGTGTCGGCATCCCCTATCGTCCCGATCAGGAGCCCAACGACATTATGGCCATTGGCGAAGGCGTACGCAAGGCGTTTGAAGAGATCCTGGTTCCGGCTGGTATGGGCGATGTTGCCATCTACACCGAAATGGGCCGCTTCATCCTGGGGCCGTATGGCTGCCTTGTCACCCGCTGCATCCATCAGAAGCACACCCACAAGGAATACATCGGCTGCGATGCTTGTGCTGCCAACCTGATGCGTCCGGCCATGTACGGCGCATACCATCACATCACGGTGCTCGGCAAGGAAGATGCTCCCTGCGACCATCTGTATGATGTAACGGGTGGCCTGTGCGAAAACAACGACAAGTTTGCCGTAGACCGTATGCTTCCTGAAATCGAGATCGGCGACTATCTGGTCATCCATGATACCGGTGCGCACGGTTTTGCCATGGGTTACAACTACAACGGCAAGCTGCGTTCGGCCGAAGTCCTGCTCAAGGAAGATGGTTCGACCGAGCTGATCCGCCGCGCTGAGACACCGGCTGATTATTTCGCAACGCTGGATGTCACACACGTTTTCGACAAAAAATAAGAAAAAGAACTAATCTTTTTAAGGGACGGTAAAAACGCCGTCCCTTTTTCCTGCAAATTCGGGATTTTCCCTTTGCAATTTTGCAAGATGATGGTATACTATATATTAAGAAACGATTTGCCATCCGATCTGAGCGGTGAATCGGAAAGGAGCTTCATCTGATGGGTTTTGTTGATGGTCTGCGTGATGTATTGCGCAGCTTTTCTGGTGACGATTATGACGAGTACGAGGAGGCACCCGTTTCTCGCACCCGTAATGATATTTATGCGACAGCAAGTACAGCTTCTACGGCCCCTGATTATTCTTATTATCAGACCCCGGCTCAGCCGCAGCAACCCGCGGCGCAGCCTACCGCTGTACCGGATGCCATCGTGGATACAATTGCATTGCTTCGCCCGGAAAAATTGCAGTCGGTTCGCGAGGCAGCCGATCATTTCTTGAAAAATCAGGTGGTTATTTTGAGCCTGAAACATACCGATCCGACGCTGGCCCGCCGCTGGCTGGACTATCTGGGCGGTATGACCTACTATATGGAGGGCAAGATCAATCGCATTGCTCCCTATACGTATCTGCTGACTCCCAAGAATGTCGAACTCGTAGCTGGTTTCGAATCCGAAGAACAAGACAAAAAAGCAGAAGAACCGAAAAAAAGCCGTTCGTAACACGAACGGCTTTTTCTTATTGTTGCAGCAGACAGACTGCATGGGCTGCGATGCCCTCTTTGGCGCCGGTAAACCCCAGCTTTTCCTCGGTCGTGGCTTTGACGTTGACTTGTCCGACCGCAATGTCCAGCGCGGCAGCGATATTCTGCCGCATGGTTTCGATGTGCGGCGCCATGCGCGGCGCTTGCGCGATGATGGTCGCATCGATATTGCCGACCTGCCAACCGGCTTCTTCCAGCCGGGCACGCACCTTGCGCAAAAGTTCCAGACTATCCGCCCCTTTCCATTGCGGGTCGGTGTCCGGAAACAGCTTTCCGATGTCCCCAAGGGCCGCAGCCCCCAACAGCGCATCCATAACCGCATGCACCAGCACATCGGCATCGCTATGCCCCAAAAGGCCGGTTTCATGGGCGATTTCTACGCCGCCCAGAATGCACTTGCGGCCTTCGACCAGACGGTGTACATCATATCCGTGTCCAATTCGTAGATTCATTCGTATTCCATCTCCTGTAAAAACGCCTGTGCAATGAGCATATCTTCGGGAGTGGTCACTTTGATGTTGGTATACTCCCCTTGCGAAGCAAAGACCGAAACGCCGATCAGCTCGGCAGCGGCACAATCATCGGTCGGCGACAAGCCTTTGTCCATGGCGTTTTTGAGCGCTTTGCGGATGCAGTCGCTGGTAAAGATCTGCGGCGTCTGCACGGCGGCGATCGACATACGCGGCACATCGCCGGCAATGAAGCCATCTTCCAGGCGCTTGACGCTGTCCTTCATGGGGACCAGCGGCGCTGCCGCGCCATGCTCAGCCGCGTCCTGAATGACCTGTTCCAGCGTCTGCTGGCTGAGCAGCGGCCGCGCGCCATCATGAATGGCAATCAGGTCGGTTTCCTCTTTGCAGGCCTGTACGCCCTTCCAGACCGATTCTGCCCGGCTGGCACCGCCGCGCACCATTTGATGCACTTTGGTGATGCCGAATGCTTCACACAGCTTGGCATAGGGCAGCATATCGATTTCCCGGCAAACCACGATGATCTCATCGACCAGCGGCGAGCGTTCAAACGTCAACAGGGTGCGCGCCAGCAACGGGATGCCTTCCAAATCGAGCAGCAATTTATTGCATTCTTTCATCCGGCTGGAAGACCCCGCCGCTGGAATCACGGCGGCAACATAAGGCCGTTTGTGCGCTTCCTGTTTTTTCTTCCACCACATGGGATATTCCCTCCTAACAAAAACGCGGCTCTGTCCTCGCTTTTCGACAAAGCCGCGCATTTTTCTATTTCTATCTTATCCTATTTAGGGGTGCTTTGCAAGTTTTTTCGAAAGTTCCACCAGAGTACAGCCCCAAACACCAGCAAGCCATATCCGCCGTGATGGGTTGCCAGTCCAATGCCCATGAGGCTGACGCACAGGCATCCGAGCATTTCGACGCCCAGTAACAGCTTTCCAGGCCCCAGGATAGCCTGCAAGATCTGCCCGCCGTCCAGCGGTCGTACCGGGGTCAGATTGACCAAACTCAGCAGCAAATTTGCCCCCGCGAACAGAGTGTATCCGCCCGCGGCCGCCAGCCATGCGGTCAAAAATCCAATAAGCGGCCCGGCAGCTGCAATGCAGACTTCCCGCCCGGTCTGTTGTCGTCGCAGGCGGTAGCGCATCACTCCGCCCAATGCCGTCAGCCGCAGCGTCAGCAGCTGGCCGCTGCACAGCCAGACGGCAGCCGCATGCCCGACTTCGTGTATGCTGGCTGCGAGTAAAAAGAGCATCCCGATCCCGCTTTGGTCCAAAAAAGCAACCAGTGCGGCCAGCAGCCAAAACGAATCGGCGATTTGGATGCGACCGCTCAATAGGTCACATAATGCGCCGGGTTCAGGGCTTTGCCATCCCGCCAGACTTCAAAATGCAGATGGTTCCCGGTGGCGTTGCCGGTCGCCCCGACTTCGGCAATCTTGTCTCCTGCCTCGACCGTATCCCCCTGCTGGACATCAACCTTGCTGCAATGGGCGTACAGCGTAGAAAAGCCCTCGGCATGGTCTAAAATCGCATAATTGCCATACGAAGAATTGGAGCCCGCTTCGCGCACGGTTCCGCTGGCGAAAGCCGCAATGGTCGTTCCTTCGGGAGCGCCGATGTCCAATCCATAGTGAAAGCTGGCTTTCCCCGAGATTGGATGAATCCGCTCACCAAAGTCGGAGGTTTTGGTGCCTTCGACCGGGTTTTGGGTGTCAAATGCCATCACATAGGCAGTTTCATCCTCTTCTTTGGGGAATTCGGATTCGATGCGGCTGGCCAGCTCATCTTCCCCAAAGCCCGATTCGGCATAGACAGCGGTCAGGTCAATATCCTCTTGACTGGATGCCGGGTCCGGCTCGGTTTCTGACGTTGTGTCTTTCGACCACTCGGCAAACACCGCCGATAAGCCTCCGCCCTCCAGGGTCTGTCCGGCCACCTGCAAGACCTCCTGGGTTGGAATCCCGCCCTGCAACATGGCGACCGTCCGCTCCCGCAAATCATCCGCCCACGGCGCACCCGATGTTTTCAGAAGTACCGCCCCTAAAAACAGGGCCGCTGACAGCAACAGGCGTACATCGCTTTTGGTCATCCCTGTGCTTGTTTTTTGATGCGTACTGCCCGCCATATCCATCCATCCTTTCCTGATGCTTCGTTTATGGATATGCACGGCCTGGCCAAAAAAGAAGGGGAAACCGAAGTTTCCCCGTTTAAGCCCGAAAAATTTCATACACCAAAACATTGACGGCCAGGAAAATCAGATTGGCAATGGTAAAGTAGACCAAGTATCGTCCTGCCTTTTCCGGCGTTTCCCGCACCACACATTTATACGAAATCAGGCTGGCCATGGAAGCGATCAAGGTCCCAAGGCCGCCCAAGTTGCTGGCAATAAGCAAAATATCCCAATGGGTGGTGAACCCGGACAGCAGCAAAACCGCCGGCACATTGCTGATGATCTGGCTGGCGCCCAAAATCGTAAAGAAGTCATTCTGCTCCAAAAAGGCAGCCACCGTTTGGTGGAACACCGCAATACGCCCCATATTCCCGACAAAAATAAAAAATCCAATGAAGGTCAGCAGCAGCGTATAATCGACATGCCAAAGGGTCCCCCGGTCAGCCACCAGCAAAAATGCAATCACGATCAGGACCAGAATCCACACGGGAAGCACTTCTGCAATCGACCCTAAGCAGATGGTAAACAACAGGCCATAGGCTGCCGCCAGTCGTTTGGAGCGAAAAGCCGCCGGCCGGCAATCGAGCATCTGCTGCAAGGTTTCATTGCGGCGGCAGAACAAAAAGATGCAGATCAGGGCAAACGATAAAGCGGCGTATGGCAGCATGATCCCGATGAAGTTCAGCAGGCTGATGCCCGACTTGGAAAACAAATAGAGATTTTGCGGATTCCCGATGGGTGTGAGCATGCTCCCTAAGTTGGCGGCAATGGTTTGCAGCACCACAATAGGGATCATCTCCCGGGAAGGCTGGGCCATTTTGAGCACTTCAATGGAAAACGGCACAAAGGTGATGAGCGCCACATCGTTGGTAATCACCATACTGGAAAAGAAGCAGAGTAAAATAAGCACGGCTTCCAGCTGTCGTTTGCTCTTGACTCGTTGCAGCATGGCTTCGCCCAAGGTGCGGAAAAACCCCAGCCGTTCCAGTCCCACCATGACCGCCATCAACGCAAAC
Proteins encoded:
- the putP gene encoding sodium/proline symporter PutP is translated as MYEKLPVILAFGCYLIFMIFIGMYFYGKNRTTTEYFLGGRKLGSWVISMSAQASDMSGWLLMGLPGAAYLSGISAGWIAIGLAVGTYLNWRFVAKPLRQYTKVAGDAITLPQFFKNRFRDQSGMISVLAAIFILVFFLFYTASGFVSCAKLFASVFGLNYYVALVIGAVVVISYTFAGGFFAVCWTDFFQGLLMFFCVIAVPTIAIQEMGGFSTFISNVEAFNPNFLSMFVDGANNQPYTFMGIFSLVAWGFGYFGQPHILVRFMGIESPAAIKKSRRIATVWVLISLTAAVLIGVAGRMFLGDILMEGGQQETIYITMVSRIFPVFIGGIFLSAILAAIMSTADSQLLVTASAITEDFYHNKIRPNASPMELMWVSRICVMAVSIIAVLIATDQNSTVLGLVSYAWAGFGSAFGPLVLCSLFWKRTNKYGAYAGIVVGGLTSIVWAQLQGGIFDVYEIVPGFFIGLLAIIVVSLLTPAPSAEIVKEFEEYRSCEE
- a CDS encoding DUF3006 domain-containing protein codes for the protein MKQRAIVDRFEGEFIILECDDGKYIKINRANAPAMVGEGMVVWYEDDRILSIDEAETARQEYDLQKRFERLLGRRNLM
- a CDS encoding diaminopimelate decarboxylase, whose amino-acid sequence is MQKKPFVTLPQIEEMVKSYPTPFHLYDEKAIRENARRVKAAFSWNPGYKEYFAVKATPNPRILQILKEEGFGADCSSYTELLMSDAVGLNGHNIMFSSNVTPAEDFALAAKLGAIVNFDDITHIDFYEKVAPFQETMSCRFNPGGDFVLDNEIMDTPQQAKYGMTRAQMTEAFLKLKSKGVKNFGIHAFLASNTVANEYYPALARILFQTAVELQKETGAHIAFINLSGGVGIPYRPDQEPNDIMAIGEGVRKAFEEILVPAGMGDVAIYTEMGRFILGPYGCLVTRCIHQKHTHKEYIGCDACAANLMRPAMYGAYHHITVLGKEDAPCDHLYDVTGGLCENNDKFAVDRMLPEIEIGDYLVIHDTGAHGFAMGYNYNGKLRSAEVLLKEDGSTELIRRAETPADYFATLDVTHVFDKK
- the sepF gene encoding cell division protein SepF; the encoded protein is MGFVDGLRDVLRSFSGDDYDEYEEAPVSRTRNDIYATASTASTAPDYSYYQTPAQPQQPAAQPTAVPDAIVDTIALLRPEKLQSVREAADHFLKNQVVILSLKHTDPTLARRWLDYLGGMTYYMEGKINRIAPYTYLLTPKNVELVAGFESEEQDKKAEEPKKSRS
- the ispF gene encoding 2-C-methyl-D-erythritol 2,4-cyclodiphosphate synthase; the encoded protein is MNLRIGHGYDVHRLVEGRKCILGGVEIAHETGLLGHSDADVLVHAVMDALLGAAALGDIGKLFPDTDPQWKGADSLELLRKVRARLEEAGWQVGNIDATIIAQAPRMAPHIETMRQNIAAALDIAVGQVNVKATTEEKLGFTGAKEGIAAHAVCLLQQ
- the ispD gene encoding 2-C-methyl-D-erythritol 4-phosphate cytidylyltransferase, translated to MWWKKKQEAHKRPYVAAVIPAAGSSSRMKECNKLLLDLEGIPLLARTLLTFERSPLVDEIIVVCREIDMLPYAKLCEAFGITKVHQMVRGGASRAESVWKGVQACKEETDLIAIHDGARPLLSQQTLEQVIQDAAEHGAAAPLVPMKDSVKRLEDGFIAGDVPRMSIAAVQTPQIFTSDCIRKALKNAMDKGLSPTDDCAAAELIGVSVFASQGEYTNIKVTTPEDMLIAQAFLQEMEYE
- a CDS encoding M50 family metallopeptidase, giving the protein MSGRIQIADSFWLLAALVAFLDQSGIGMLFLLAASIHEVGHAAAVWLCSGQLLTLRLTALGGVMRYRLRRQQTGREVCIAAAGPLIGFLTAWLAAAGGYTLFAGANLLLSLVNLTPVRPLDGGQILQAILGPGKLLLGVEMLGCLCVSLMGIGLATHHGGYGLLVFGAVLWWNFRKNLQSTPK
- a CDS encoding M23 family metallopeptidase, which codes for MAGSTHQKTSTGMTKSDVRLLLSAALFLGAVLLKTSGAPWADDLRERTVAMLQGGIPTQEVLQVAGQTLEGGGLSAVFAEWSKDTTSETEPDPASSQEDIDLTAVYAESGFGEDELASRIESEFPKEEDETAYVMAFDTQNPVEGTKTSDFGERIHPISGKASFHYGLDIGAPEGTTIAAFASGTVREAGSNSSYGNYAILDHAEGFSTLYAHCSKVDVQQGDTVEAGDKIAEVGATGNATGNHLHFEVWRDGKALNPAHYVTY
- a CDS encoding SLC13 family permease, encoding MNEFIRQKAIPWLKQEALLVISWVLAGISMFWVKPDRESIAYVDWHTIGLLFALMAVMVGLERLGFFRTLGEAMLQRVKSKRQLEAVLILLCFFSSMVITNDVALITFVPFSIEVLKMAQPSREMIPIVVLQTIAANLGSMLTPIGNPQNLYLFSKSGISLLNFIGIMLPYAALSFALICIFLFCRRNETLQQMLDCRPAAFRSKRLAAAYGLLFTICLGSIAEVLPVWILVLIVIAFLLVADRGTLWHVDYTLLLTFIGFFIFVGNMGRIAVFHQTVAAFLEQNDFFTILGASQIISNVPAVLLLSGFTTHWDILLIASNLGGLGTLIASMASLISYKCVVRETPEKAGRYLVYFTIANLIFLAVNVLVYEIFRA